A portion of the Juglans microcarpa x Juglans regia isolate MS1-56 chromosome 1D, Jm3101_v1.0, whole genome shotgun sequence genome contains these proteins:
- the LOC121241550 gene encoding uncharacterized protein LOC121241550 isoform X3, with translation MEPNVNTPDIQTQFLDSQYSPPSFSVGEKVETEDADELKYLESTVPFDATVTADDAFGTQLVNLAGETQVLSIAGETQVYDDAECSENMATQLFDVFDNQVAGVMGGKGTEEAQDFGDSDEQSDDESIRSDGGQSVDGEKIYNSLHEHHNKGLLERFDPLPDKEHITEVHVSTATCVVEGSLKPKPGPIRLGFTSVRVASLRASALAARMTLKGISNGSCSPPSKNQSLGVGEEVDQEHDIGQCNGKTRGSKNKNLWVGSRTARKLFTEDSHDDCRGLPLNLNNVEGEELPHLPACDDGLAGLSYVDSQEPGELSQANALTFLEGFLKDNVGEFEQADCVKKIGGKPNSVSSTEGLQGFAKKAIDRNIIGEAAIFDWDDSREHEGGGEIFRSRNEEFFYGGGHGRKSFTLPWKPEGSRLDENRDHEENLDFDNNRTGLAHSESKLMWHNSKVSGKTVQTMKLKKTLVSESDKEFSDHPCGQSENNGTETDVPEMSNIGFDTQMAAEAMEALFHGESIANHDDKDAYQGNENNVKGSCRGSLGGNTNKVIHLSQPFCRKGASLSDIGFASLKNLESMSANSRKESSISLEKHSDNVRKQSGVELVRKQSKRVHLIAEECLTANGNGNSKKKISKTIGKRKAGGTFNRSCTNESNRYDGSGVSAVKKQHLQGEVGACASVSRQTRQLLVGNHLKKTENASGDSREELNYPIEVCALIEKSNSSSAIQASEVLEETSSILGSNQSRKVRSIKSSQHDLLAPELIDCNNGSIIDSLRYPRRRRSHRNLSGQENGFDCLDGVLEPSVRLKYIQNSVSKRKRSWGDAKIPFVVSNLKKTRSGHASIDGKSGDVDVKIITKDLTDAKAGKDSERNSDASCPSSTGKVNSRLDESPRERCKPSDFACTTPTPVNCKTPENAASPVCMGSEYFKLSCRRNLSRPNLLKEICSLSAAVPELASVSKASRKRRDMSDVRVFYSHHLDEDIMKQQKKILARLGFTTVSSIMDATHFIADQFVRTRNILEAIASGKPVVTHLWLESCGQASCFIDEKNYILRDAKKEREFGFCMPVSLARASQHPLLEGRRVFITPNIKPSKETISSLVKAAQGQAVERTCRSSLKKDDIPENLLVLSCEEDYVICVPFLEKGLQRGSSVQFRAVIEWYSHSKVGV, from the exons ATGGAGCCAAATGTCAATACTCCTGATATCCAGACCCAGTTCCTTGATAGCCAATATTCGCCTCCTTCATTTTCTG taggtgaaaaggtTGAAACTGAGGATGCTGATGAATTGAAATATCTGGAAAGCACTGTGCCTTTTGATGCTACTGTTACCGCTGACGATGCATTTGGCACCCAATTAGTGAATCTCGCTGGGGAAACCCAAGTATTGAGTATTGCTGGCGAAACCCAAGTTTATGATGATGCCGAATGCAGTGAAAATATGGCCACCCAGTTATTTGACGTGTTTGATAATCAAGTTGCTGGTGTTATGGGAGGCAAAGGAACAGAAGAAGCTCAAGATTTTGGTGATAGTGATGAGCAGTCTGATGATGAATCAATAAGAAGTGACGGTGGCCAGTCAGTGGATGGGGAGAAGATTTACAATTCTCTTCATGAACATCATAATAAGGGATTATTGGAGAGATTTGATCCTTTACCTGATAAAGAGCATATTACAG AAGTCCATGTTTCAACTGCAACATGTGTGGTTGAAGGCAGCCTAAAACCAAAACCTG GACCTATACGATTGGGGTTTACTTCAGTTCGTGTAGCATCGTTGCGGGCGTCGGCTCTGGCTGCTCGCATGACTTTGAAAGGAATCAGCAATGGATCCTGTTCTCCCCCAAGTAAGAATCAGTCTTTGGGAGTTGGGGAGGAAGTAGATCAGGAACATGATATTGGGCAATGCAATGGAAAAACGAGGGGGTCAAAGAATAAAAACTTATGGGTTGGCAGTAGAACTGCTAGAAAACTTTTTACTGAGGATTCACATGATGACTGCAGAGGACTTCCTCTTAACTTGAATAATGTTGAAGGAGAAGAGTTGCCTCATTTGCCTGCTTGTGATGATGGATTGGCAGGTTTAAGCTACGTAGACTCTCAAGAACCTGGAGAGTTATCTCAGGCCAATGCATTGACTTTTTTGGAAGGGTTCCTGAAAGATAACGTCGGGGAGTTTGAACAAGCTGATTGTGTAAAGAAAATTGGGGGAAAACCAAATTCTGTCTCAAGTACAGAGGGCCTGCAAGGTTTTGCCAAGAAAGCCATTGATAGAAACATAATTGGAGAAGCAGCGATTTTTGACTGGGATGATAGTCGTGAGCATGAAGGAGGTGGAGAAATCTTCCGCAGCAGAAATGAAGAGTTTTTTTATGGTGGAGGCCATGGAAGAAAATCTTTTACCCTACCCTGGAAGCCTGAAGGAAGCAGACTAGATGAGAATAGAGACCATGAAGAAAATTTAGATTTCGATAACAATAGAACAGGTTTAGCTCATTCTGAGTCAAAATTAATGTGGCATAACTCAAAAGTGAGTGGCAAGACAGTGCAAacgatgaaattgaaaaaaactCTAGTCAGTGAGTCGGACAAAGAGTTTAGTGACCATCCCTGTGGACAGTCGGAAAATAATGGTACTGAGACAGATGTGCCAGAAATGTCAAACATAGGTTTTGATACACAAATGGCTGCTGAAGCTATGGAAGCCTTGTTCCATGGTGAGAGCATTGCTAACCATGATGATAAAGATGCCTATCAAGGTAATGAGAACAATGTAAAGGGTTCCTGCAGAGGTTCTCTTGGAGGAAATACGAATAAGGTAATTCATTTGAGTCAACCCTTTTGTCGTAAGGGGGCAAGCCTATCTGATATAGGGTTTGCTTCACTAAAGAATTTGGAGAGCATGAGTGCCAATTCAAGAAAAGAGTCTTCAATTTCATTGGAGAAACATTCTGATAATGTCAGGAAGCAGAGTGGAGTTGAGCTGGTCAGAAAACAATCGAAGAGGGTTCACTTGATTGCTGAAGAATGTCTTACCGCCAATGGGAATGGAAACTCGAAAAAAAAGATATCTAAGACTATTGGGAAAAGAAAAGCTGGAGGGACTTTCAACAGAAGTTGCACTAACGAGTCCAACAGATATGATGGAAGTGGAGTTAGTGCAGTTAAGAAGCAGCATTTACAAGGTGAGGTTGGTGCTTGTGCATCTGTTTCTCGTCAAACTAGACAGTTATTGGTAGGTAATCATTTGAAGAAGACTGAGAATGCATCTGGTGACTCTAGGGAAGAGCTGAACTATCCGATTGAGGTATGTGCCTTAATAGAGAAAAGCAATAGTAGTTCAGCCATCCAAGCTTCTGAAGTGTTGGAGGAAACATCTTCTATATTGGGCTCTAATCAATCCAGAAAAGTTAGAAGTATAAAATCAAGTCAACACGATCTATTGGCTCCAGAGTTGATAGATTGTAACAATGGTTCTATAATTGATTCATTGAGATATCCCAGGAGGAGAAGATCTCATCGAAATCTGTCTGGTCAGGAAAATGGATTTGATTGCTTGGATGGTGTACTTGAACCATCTGTTCGGCTGAAATACATTCAAAACTCTGTATCCAAGCGAAAAAGGTCATGGGGTGATGCTAAAATTCCTTTTGTTGTTTCAAACCTGAAGAAAACACGTTCAGGGCATGCTTCTATAGATGGAAAGTCTGGTGATGTAGATGTCAAAATTATAACTAAAGATCTAACTGACGCAAAGGCTGGAAAAGACTCTGAGAGAAATAGTGATGCAAGTTGCCCTTCGTCTACTGGAAAGGTGAATTCCAGGTTGGATGAATCACCAAGAGAGAGATGTAAACCATCTGATTTTGCCTGTACTACTCCTACCCCAGTTAACTGTAAGACACCAGAGAATGCTGCATCACCTGTTTGTATGGGTAGTGAATACTTCAAACTGTCATGTAGAAGGAACCTGTCAAGACCAAACCTTTTGAAAGAAATCTGTAGCTTAAGTGCTGCAGTCCCTGAACTTGCTTCTGTTTCAAAAGCTTCAAGAAAGAGGAGAGATATGAGTGATGTTCGAGTCTTTTACAGCCACCACTTGGATGAGGATATAATGAAGCAGCAGAAGAAG ATTTTGGCTCGGCTAGGATTTACCACAGTGTCTTCTATTATGGATGCCACACACTTCATAGCTGATCAATTTGTTCGTACAAGGAATATTTTAGAGGCAATTGCTTCTGGAAAACCAGTAGTGACACATTTATGGCTCGAGAGCTGTGGACAAGCTAGCTGTTTCATTGACGAGAAAAACTACATACTGAGGGATGCCAAGAAGGAAAGGGAGTTTGGATTTTGCATGCCAGTTTCATTGGCACGTGCATCCCAGCATCCACTTTTGGAG GGCCGAAGAGTTTTTATTACCCCAAATATAAAGCCTAGTAAAGAAACAATTTCAAGTTTGGTTAAAGCTGCTCAGGGCCAG GCGGTGGAGAGAACTTGCAGATCTAGTCTGAAAAAAGATGACATTCCAGAGAATTTATTGGTTCTATCTTGTGAAGAAGATTATGTTATATGTGTTCCTTTCCTTGAAAAAGGTTTGCAACG GGGCAGCAGTGTACAGTTCAGAGCTGTTATTGAATGGTATAGTCACTCAAAAGTTGGAGTATGA
- the LOC121241550 gene encoding uncharacterized protein LOC121241550 isoform X1, with protein sequence MEPNVNTPDIQTQFLDSQYSPPSFSVGEKVETEDADELKYLESTVPFDATVTADDAFGTQLVNLAGETQVLSIAGETQVYDDAECSENMATQLFDVFDNQVAGVMGGKGTEEAQDFGDSDEQSDDESIRSDGGQSVDGEKIYNSLHEHHNKGLLERFDPLPDKEHITEVHVSTATCVVEGSLKPKPGPIRLGFTSVRVASLRASALAARMTLKGISNGSCSPPSKNQSLGVGEEVDQEHDIGQCNGKTRGSKNKNLWVGSRTARKLFTEDSHDDCRGLPLNLNNVEGEELPHLPACDDGLAGLSYVDSQEPGELSQANALTFLEGFLKDNVGEFEQADCVKKIGGKPNSVSSTEGLQGFAKKAIDRNIIGEAAIFDWDDSREHEGGGEIFRSRNEEFFYGGGHGRKSFTLPWKPEGSRLDENRDHEENLDFDNNRTGLAHSESKLMWHNSKVSGKTVQTMKLKKTLVSESDKEFSDHPCGQSENNGTETDVPEMSNIGFDTQMAAEAMEALFHGESIANHDDKDAYQGNENNVKGSCRGSLGGNTNKVIHLSQPFCRKGASLSDIGFASLKNLESMSANSRKESSISLEKHSDNVRKQSGVELVRKQSKRVHLIAEECLTANGNGNSKKKISKTIGKRKAGGTFNRSCTNESNRYDGSGVSAVKKQHLQGEVGACASVSRQTRQLLVGNHLKKTENASGDSREELNYPIEVCALIEKSNSSSAIQASEVLEETSSILGSNQSRKVRSIKSSQHDLLAPELIDCNNGSIIDSLRYPRRRRSHRNLSGQENGFDCLDGVLEPSVRLKYIQNSVSKRKRSWGDAKIPFVVSNLKKTRSGHASIDGKSGDVDVKIITKDLTDAKAGKDSERNSDASCPSSTGKVNSRLDESPRERCKPSDFACTTPTPVNCKTPENAASPVCMGSEYFKLSCRRNLSRPNLLKEICSLSAAVPELASVSKASRKRRDMSDVRVFYSHHLDEDIMKQQKKILARLGFTTVSSIMDATHFIADQFVRTRNILEAIASGKPVVTHLWLESCGQASCFIDEKNYILRDAKKEREFGFCMPVSLARASQHPLLEGRRVFITPNIKPSKETISSLVKAAQGQAVERTCRSSLKKDDIPENLLVLSCEEDYVICVPFLEKGAAVYSSELLLNGIVTQKLEYERHRLFADHVRKTHSTVWIGKEDNQFLPVTKHK encoded by the exons ATGGAGCCAAATGTCAATACTCCTGATATCCAGACCCAGTTCCTTGATAGCCAATATTCGCCTCCTTCATTTTCTG taggtgaaaaggtTGAAACTGAGGATGCTGATGAATTGAAATATCTGGAAAGCACTGTGCCTTTTGATGCTACTGTTACCGCTGACGATGCATTTGGCACCCAATTAGTGAATCTCGCTGGGGAAACCCAAGTATTGAGTATTGCTGGCGAAACCCAAGTTTATGATGATGCCGAATGCAGTGAAAATATGGCCACCCAGTTATTTGACGTGTTTGATAATCAAGTTGCTGGTGTTATGGGAGGCAAAGGAACAGAAGAAGCTCAAGATTTTGGTGATAGTGATGAGCAGTCTGATGATGAATCAATAAGAAGTGACGGTGGCCAGTCAGTGGATGGGGAGAAGATTTACAATTCTCTTCATGAACATCATAATAAGGGATTATTGGAGAGATTTGATCCTTTACCTGATAAAGAGCATATTACAG AAGTCCATGTTTCAACTGCAACATGTGTGGTTGAAGGCAGCCTAAAACCAAAACCTG GACCTATACGATTGGGGTTTACTTCAGTTCGTGTAGCATCGTTGCGGGCGTCGGCTCTGGCTGCTCGCATGACTTTGAAAGGAATCAGCAATGGATCCTGTTCTCCCCCAAGTAAGAATCAGTCTTTGGGAGTTGGGGAGGAAGTAGATCAGGAACATGATATTGGGCAATGCAATGGAAAAACGAGGGGGTCAAAGAATAAAAACTTATGGGTTGGCAGTAGAACTGCTAGAAAACTTTTTACTGAGGATTCACATGATGACTGCAGAGGACTTCCTCTTAACTTGAATAATGTTGAAGGAGAAGAGTTGCCTCATTTGCCTGCTTGTGATGATGGATTGGCAGGTTTAAGCTACGTAGACTCTCAAGAACCTGGAGAGTTATCTCAGGCCAATGCATTGACTTTTTTGGAAGGGTTCCTGAAAGATAACGTCGGGGAGTTTGAACAAGCTGATTGTGTAAAGAAAATTGGGGGAAAACCAAATTCTGTCTCAAGTACAGAGGGCCTGCAAGGTTTTGCCAAGAAAGCCATTGATAGAAACATAATTGGAGAAGCAGCGATTTTTGACTGGGATGATAGTCGTGAGCATGAAGGAGGTGGAGAAATCTTCCGCAGCAGAAATGAAGAGTTTTTTTATGGTGGAGGCCATGGAAGAAAATCTTTTACCCTACCCTGGAAGCCTGAAGGAAGCAGACTAGATGAGAATAGAGACCATGAAGAAAATTTAGATTTCGATAACAATAGAACAGGTTTAGCTCATTCTGAGTCAAAATTAATGTGGCATAACTCAAAAGTGAGTGGCAAGACAGTGCAAacgatgaaattgaaaaaaactCTAGTCAGTGAGTCGGACAAAGAGTTTAGTGACCATCCCTGTGGACAGTCGGAAAATAATGGTACTGAGACAGATGTGCCAGAAATGTCAAACATAGGTTTTGATACACAAATGGCTGCTGAAGCTATGGAAGCCTTGTTCCATGGTGAGAGCATTGCTAACCATGATGATAAAGATGCCTATCAAGGTAATGAGAACAATGTAAAGGGTTCCTGCAGAGGTTCTCTTGGAGGAAATACGAATAAGGTAATTCATTTGAGTCAACCCTTTTGTCGTAAGGGGGCAAGCCTATCTGATATAGGGTTTGCTTCACTAAAGAATTTGGAGAGCATGAGTGCCAATTCAAGAAAAGAGTCTTCAATTTCATTGGAGAAACATTCTGATAATGTCAGGAAGCAGAGTGGAGTTGAGCTGGTCAGAAAACAATCGAAGAGGGTTCACTTGATTGCTGAAGAATGTCTTACCGCCAATGGGAATGGAAACTCGAAAAAAAAGATATCTAAGACTATTGGGAAAAGAAAAGCTGGAGGGACTTTCAACAGAAGTTGCACTAACGAGTCCAACAGATATGATGGAAGTGGAGTTAGTGCAGTTAAGAAGCAGCATTTACAAGGTGAGGTTGGTGCTTGTGCATCTGTTTCTCGTCAAACTAGACAGTTATTGGTAGGTAATCATTTGAAGAAGACTGAGAATGCATCTGGTGACTCTAGGGAAGAGCTGAACTATCCGATTGAGGTATGTGCCTTAATAGAGAAAAGCAATAGTAGTTCAGCCATCCAAGCTTCTGAAGTGTTGGAGGAAACATCTTCTATATTGGGCTCTAATCAATCCAGAAAAGTTAGAAGTATAAAATCAAGTCAACACGATCTATTGGCTCCAGAGTTGATAGATTGTAACAATGGTTCTATAATTGATTCATTGAGATATCCCAGGAGGAGAAGATCTCATCGAAATCTGTCTGGTCAGGAAAATGGATTTGATTGCTTGGATGGTGTACTTGAACCATCTGTTCGGCTGAAATACATTCAAAACTCTGTATCCAAGCGAAAAAGGTCATGGGGTGATGCTAAAATTCCTTTTGTTGTTTCAAACCTGAAGAAAACACGTTCAGGGCATGCTTCTATAGATGGAAAGTCTGGTGATGTAGATGTCAAAATTATAACTAAAGATCTAACTGACGCAAAGGCTGGAAAAGACTCTGAGAGAAATAGTGATGCAAGTTGCCCTTCGTCTACTGGAAAGGTGAATTCCAGGTTGGATGAATCACCAAGAGAGAGATGTAAACCATCTGATTTTGCCTGTACTACTCCTACCCCAGTTAACTGTAAGACACCAGAGAATGCTGCATCACCTGTTTGTATGGGTAGTGAATACTTCAAACTGTCATGTAGAAGGAACCTGTCAAGACCAAACCTTTTGAAAGAAATCTGTAGCTTAAGTGCTGCAGTCCCTGAACTTGCTTCTGTTTCAAAAGCTTCAAGAAAGAGGAGAGATATGAGTGATGTTCGAGTCTTTTACAGCCACCACTTGGATGAGGATATAATGAAGCAGCAGAAGAAG ATTTTGGCTCGGCTAGGATTTACCACAGTGTCTTCTATTATGGATGCCACACACTTCATAGCTGATCAATTTGTTCGTACAAGGAATATTTTAGAGGCAATTGCTTCTGGAAAACCAGTAGTGACACATTTATGGCTCGAGAGCTGTGGACAAGCTAGCTGTTTCATTGACGAGAAAAACTACATACTGAGGGATGCCAAGAAGGAAAGGGAGTTTGGATTTTGCATGCCAGTTTCATTGGCACGTGCATCCCAGCATCCACTTTTGGAG GGCCGAAGAGTTTTTATTACCCCAAATATAAAGCCTAGTAAAGAAACAATTTCAAGTTTGGTTAAAGCTGCTCAGGGCCAG GCGGTGGAGAGAACTTGCAGATCTAGTCTGAAAAAAGATGACATTCCAGAGAATTTATTGGTTCTATCTTGTGAAGAAGATTATGTTATATGTGTTCCTTTCCTTGAAAAAG GGGCAGCAGTGTACAGTTCAGAGCTGTTATTGAATGGTATAGTCACTCAAAAGTTGGAGTATGAGAG GCATCGCCTCTTTGCGGATCATGTTAGAAAAACCCATTCCACGGTGTGGATCGGAAAAGAAGACAATCAGTTTCTTCCTGTGACTAAACATAAATAA
- the LOC121241550 gene encoding uncharacterized protein LOC121241550 isoform X2: MEPNVNTPDIQTQFLDSQYSPPSFSGEKVETEDADELKYLESTVPFDATVTADDAFGTQLVNLAGETQVLSIAGETQVYDDAECSENMATQLFDVFDNQVAGVMGGKGTEEAQDFGDSDEQSDDESIRSDGGQSVDGEKIYNSLHEHHNKGLLERFDPLPDKEHITEVHVSTATCVVEGSLKPKPGPIRLGFTSVRVASLRASALAARMTLKGISNGSCSPPSKNQSLGVGEEVDQEHDIGQCNGKTRGSKNKNLWVGSRTARKLFTEDSHDDCRGLPLNLNNVEGEELPHLPACDDGLAGLSYVDSQEPGELSQANALTFLEGFLKDNVGEFEQADCVKKIGGKPNSVSSTEGLQGFAKKAIDRNIIGEAAIFDWDDSREHEGGGEIFRSRNEEFFYGGGHGRKSFTLPWKPEGSRLDENRDHEENLDFDNNRTGLAHSESKLMWHNSKVSGKTVQTMKLKKTLVSESDKEFSDHPCGQSENNGTETDVPEMSNIGFDTQMAAEAMEALFHGESIANHDDKDAYQGNENNVKGSCRGSLGGNTNKVIHLSQPFCRKGASLSDIGFASLKNLESMSANSRKESSISLEKHSDNVRKQSGVELVRKQSKRVHLIAEECLTANGNGNSKKKISKTIGKRKAGGTFNRSCTNESNRYDGSGVSAVKKQHLQGEVGACASVSRQTRQLLVGNHLKKTENASGDSREELNYPIEVCALIEKSNSSSAIQASEVLEETSSILGSNQSRKVRSIKSSQHDLLAPELIDCNNGSIIDSLRYPRRRRSHRNLSGQENGFDCLDGVLEPSVRLKYIQNSVSKRKRSWGDAKIPFVVSNLKKTRSGHASIDGKSGDVDVKIITKDLTDAKAGKDSERNSDASCPSSTGKVNSRLDESPRERCKPSDFACTTPTPVNCKTPENAASPVCMGSEYFKLSCRRNLSRPNLLKEICSLSAAVPELASVSKASRKRRDMSDVRVFYSHHLDEDIMKQQKKILARLGFTTVSSIMDATHFIADQFVRTRNILEAIASGKPVVTHLWLESCGQASCFIDEKNYILRDAKKEREFGFCMPVSLARASQHPLLEGRRVFITPNIKPSKETISSLVKAAQGQAVERTCRSSLKKDDIPENLLVLSCEEDYVICVPFLEKGAAVYSSELLLNGIVTQKLEYERHRLFADHVRKTHSTVWIGKEDNQFLPVTKHK; this comes from the exons ATGGAGCCAAATGTCAATACTCCTGATATCCAGACCCAGTTCCTTGATAGCCAATATTCGCCTCCTTCATTTTCTG gtgaaaaggtTGAAACTGAGGATGCTGATGAATTGAAATATCTGGAAAGCACTGTGCCTTTTGATGCTACTGTTACCGCTGACGATGCATTTGGCACCCAATTAGTGAATCTCGCTGGGGAAACCCAAGTATTGAGTATTGCTGGCGAAACCCAAGTTTATGATGATGCCGAATGCAGTGAAAATATGGCCACCCAGTTATTTGACGTGTTTGATAATCAAGTTGCTGGTGTTATGGGAGGCAAAGGAACAGAAGAAGCTCAAGATTTTGGTGATAGTGATGAGCAGTCTGATGATGAATCAATAAGAAGTGACGGTGGCCAGTCAGTGGATGGGGAGAAGATTTACAATTCTCTTCATGAACATCATAATAAGGGATTATTGGAGAGATTTGATCCTTTACCTGATAAAGAGCATATTACAG AAGTCCATGTTTCAACTGCAACATGTGTGGTTGAAGGCAGCCTAAAACCAAAACCTG GACCTATACGATTGGGGTTTACTTCAGTTCGTGTAGCATCGTTGCGGGCGTCGGCTCTGGCTGCTCGCATGACTTTGAAAGGAATCAGCAATGGATCCTGTTCTCCCCCAAGTAAGAATCAGTCTTTGGGAGTTGGGGAGGAAGTAGATCAGGAACATGATATTGGGCAATGCAATGGAAAAACGAGGGGGTCAAAGAATAAAAACTTATGGGTTGGCAGTAGAACTGCTAGAAAACTTTTTACTGAGGATTCACATGATGACTGCAGAGGACTTCCTCTTAACTTGAATAATGTTGAAGGAGAAGAGTTGCCTCATTTGCCTGCTTGTGATGATGGATTGGCAGGTTTAAGCTACGTAGACTCTCAAGAACCTGGAGAGTTATCTCAGGCCAATGCATTGACTTTTTTGGAAGGGTTCCTGAAAGATAACGTCGGGGAGTTTGAACAAGCTGATTGTGTAAAGAAAATTGGGGGAAAACCAAATTCTGTCTCAAGTACAGAGGGCCTGCAAGGTTTTGCCAAGAAAGCCATTGATAGAAACATAATTGGAGAAGCAGCGATTTTTGACTGGGATGATAGTCGTGAGCATGAAGGAGGTGGAGAAATCTTCCGCAGCAGAAATGAAGAGTTTTTTTATGGTGGAGGCCATGGAAGAAAATCTTTTACCCTACCCTGGAAGCCTGAAGGAAGCAGACTAGATGAGAATAGAGACCATGAAGAAAATTTAGATTTCGATAACAATAGAACAGGTTTAGCTCATTCTGAGTCAAAATTAATGTGGCATAACTCAAAAGTGAGTGGCAAGACAGTGCAAacgatgaaattgaaaaaaactCTAGTCAGTGAGTCGGACAAAGAGTTTAGTGACCATCCCTGTGGACAGTCGGAAAATAATGGTACTGAGACAGATGTGCCAGAAATGTCAAACATAGGTTTTGATACACAAATGGCTGCTGAAGCTATGGAAGCCTTGTTCCATGGTGAGAGCATTGCTAACCATGATGATAAAGATGCCTATCAAGGTAATGAGAACAATGTAAAGGGTTCCTGCAGAGGTTCTCTTGGAGGAAATACGAATAAGGTAATTCATTTGAGTCAACCCTTTTGTCGTAAGGGGGCAAGCCTATCTGATATAGGGTTTGCTTCACTAAAGAATTTGGAGAGCATGAGTGCCAATTCAAGAAAAGAGTCTTCAATTTCATTGGAGAAACATTCTGATAATGTCAGGAAGCAGAGTGGAGTTGAGCTGGTCAGAAAACAATCGAAGAGGGTTCACTTGATTGCTGAAGAATGTCTTACCGCCAATGGGAATGGAAACTCGAAAAAAAAGATATCTAAGACTATTGGGAAAAGAAAAGCTGGAGGGACTTTCAACAGAAGTTGCACTAACGAGTCCAACAGATATGATGGAAGTGGAGTTAGTGCAGTTAAGAAGCAGCATTTACAAGGTGAGGTTGGTGCTTGTGCATCTGTTTCTCGTCAAACTAGACAGTTATTGGTAGGTAATCATTTGAAGAAGACTGAGAATGCATCTGGTGACTCTAGGGAAGAGCTGAACTATCCGATTGAGGTATGTGCCTTAATAGAGAAAAGCAATAGTAGTTCAGCCATCCAAGCTTCTGAAGTGTTGGAGGAAACATCTTCTATATTGGGCTCTAATCAATCCAGAAAAGTTAGAAGTATAAAATCAAGTCAACACGATCTATTGGCTCCAGAGTTGATAGATTGTAACAATGGTTCTATAATTGATTCATTGAGATATCCCAGGAGGAGAAGATCTCATCGAAATCTGTCTGGTCAGGAAAATGGATTTGATTGCTTGGATGGTGTACTTGAACCATCTGTTCGGCTGAAATACATTCAAAACTCTGTATCCAAGCGAAAAAGGTCATGGGGTGATGCTAAAATTCCTTTTGTTGTTTCAAACCTGAAGAAAACACGTTCAGGGCATGCTTCTATAGATGGAAAGTCTGGTGATGTAGATGTCAAAATTATAACTAAAGATCTAACTGACGCAAAGGCTGGAAAAGACTCTGAGAGAAATAGTGATGCAAGTTGCCCTTCGTCTACTGGAAAGGTGAATTCCAGGTTGGATGAATCACCAAGAGAGAGATGTAAACCATCTGATTTTGCCTGTACTACTCCTACCCCAGTTAACTGTAAGACACCAGAGAATGCTGCATCACCTGTTTGTATGGGTAGTGAATACTTCAAACTGTCATGTAGAAGGAACCTGTCAAGACCAAACCTTTTGAAAGAAATCTGTAGCTTAAGTGCTGCAGTCCCTGAACTTGCTTCTGTTTCAAAAGCTTCAAGAAAGAGGAGAGATATGAGTGATGTTCGAGTCTTTTACAGCCACCACTTGGATGAGGATATAATGAAGCAGCAGAAGAAG ATTTTGGCTCGGCTAGGATTTACCACAGTGTCTTCTATTATGGATGCCACACACTTCATAGCTGATCAATTTGTTCGTACAAGGAATATTTTAGAGGCAATTGCTTCTGGAAAACCAGTAGTGACACATTTATGGCTCGAGAGCTGTGGACAAGCTAGCTGTTTCATTGACGAGAAAAACTACATACTGAGGGATGCCAAGAAGGAAAGGGAGTTTGGATTTTGCATGCCAGTTTCATTGGCACGTGCATCCCAGCATCCACTTTTGGAG GGCCGAAGAGTTTTTATTACCCCAAATATAAAGCCTAGTAAAGAAACAATTTCAAGTTTGGTTAAAGCTGCTCAGGGCCAG GCGGTGGAGAGAACTTGCAGATCTAGTCTGAAAAAAGATGACATTCCAGAGAATTTATTGGTTCTATCTTGTGAAGAAGATTATGTTATATGTGTTCCTTTCCTTGAAAAAG GGGCAGCAGTGTACAGTTCAGAGCTGTTATTGAATGGTATAGTCACTCAAAAGTTGGAGTATGAGAG GCATCGCCTCTTTGCGGATCATGTTAGAAAAACCCATTCCACGGTGTGGATCGGAAAAGAAGACAATCAGTTTCTTCCTGTGACTAAACATAAATAA